AACGCTAGTTACATGCAAGCCTATCAAAATCTAGTGCTCATCAGCGATACTCAGCAGGGCCTTCATTTTTTCGATCAGTATGGAAATTTACAGTTCAGCCATCCCGAAAAAGGTGTCTCCTATTTTCAGGTCATCAATGACCAATTGGTCTTTTTGGCCGGAGCATGGATTACTACAATTGATGTTTTTCGCCCGGGAAACATCACCAAAATAAAAGCCCCACTAGGGGGCTTTAATAATGTGCTGAAATGGGGGGATCGATATTACTTTATCGGAAAAGATCAGGTGTTGATCTACCAACTTACGTTATGACCCTCTGTACAATTCCAAAATTTTCTTTCTAAAAACGATGCTGTACTTGGAATTAATGAGCTCCAGTTCGGCCCTATTCTTGTTATTCAGGCTTTCCAAATAGGTATAAAAATCAGTATTTCCCGTCTCAAACCGCTTTTTCATAAACTCGAAGGTCTGTGTGGTAGCCGCCAGGTTTTCCTTAGCAGAGATGTAGGTGTTCTGGGCCGAAACCAAATCCAGATAAGCAGTTTGTACCAGGTTGGTGATCGTGTTCATAGCCTGCGATACCCCCAATTCGGCATTGGCCATTCCCACTTTGGCAATCTGAATACTATTGCTGGTTTGGTATCTGGAAAAGATGGGGATGTTCAATGAAAAATTCACATACTCAAATTCGTTAAACTCCATCTGTCTGGAAAAACTGGCATCCGGTTCAAAGTCGCCATTGGTGGGGTTTCGGGCTCCGTTAGATGAATAGTTAGATCCTATTCTTCCGAAAGCCGTAATCGTAGGGTACAATTGGGCTTTGGCAGACTTAAACTGATACCTCGACGCTTCGTAGGAGGAGCTTGCCGCTTTCAGTGCCGGGCTACTGCTCAGCGTTTCTTCCAACACTACCTCAAACGGATCTGCCTCGAGCAGGAGCTCGTCTTCCTGCACATCATAAGCCTGCACTTCTACCTCGCCATCATTGGGATTGAGCTGCATGGACTGAAACAGAGTAAGCAAATCTCTTCTCAGGGTATTTTCCAGATTGTTGAGCGTCAGTTTTTGATTGGCCAGCTGCCCCTGAAAATTGTATACTGACTCCAAATTACCCACACCCACAGATTCTCTTTTCTTCTCTCTCTCCAGTTGTGCTTCCAATAGCTCCACACGCTCTCTGGCTATTTTAATGTTCTCTTTGTCCAAAATCACACTGAGGTAGTAAGCCAAAATATTACTTTCCACATTGATCTCTGTATTCTTAATGGTCTCCGATGCAGCGACCAGTTCATGTTTCCGCTGACTCAGTTGAAAATGGTTTGAAAAACCATTGAACAAGACCATGCTGGAAGAAATATTGGGAGCAGAACTACTTGTGGTCTCAGATACCTGGCGAGCCGCATTAGGATCAAAGAAGTTACCGAAGAAATAGTCATAATTCACCCCGGCTGATATCGAAGGGAAAAAATTCATGATGGATTGTAGCCGATTAGATTCAGCCATGAGCTGACTATTGCGCGCCTGCTTCAACTGAATATTTCTCTCCAGTGCGGTCTGGATGCAGTCATCCAACGTGAGGACGGTCACCTCTTCTGTATCCTGTGCATGGGCCAGTACAGACATAGTAATCATCATGAAAATCAAAGTCTTCCTCATTTTCAGTTTATTTAGATCAAAAAAAGGCCGTCCAAAGAGGATCGGCCTTGAGCATACAAAAAGTGAATTAAACTAAAGCGTTGTCTTTGGCATTCATGTTTTCTGAAACGATCTGTCCGTCAAACAAGTGAATAACCCTGTGTGCGTACTCAGCATCCAACGGAGAGTGTGTCACCATTACTACGGTGGTCCCGTTTTCATTCAGTTCGGTCAGTAGGTTCATTACCTCCTGTCCGTTGGCAGAATCCAGATTACCTGTTGGCTCATCCGCCAGAATCAGTTTAGGCTTGGCCACCACAGCTCGCGAAATGGCCACACGCTGCTGCTGACCACCAGATAACTGTTGTGGAAAGTGATTTCTACGGTGCATGATCTTCATCTGCTCCATCACTTCTTCCACCCGCTTCTTGCGCTCAGAAGATGAGTATTTCAGATAAATAAGGGGAAGCTCAATGTTTTCATAAACCGTCAACTCATCAATCAAATTGAAGCTCTGGAACACAAAGCCGATGTTGGCCTTTCTAAGCTCCGCTCTTTTTCGCTCAGAGTAGGTTGAGATTTCCTGATCTGTAAAATGAAACTCCCCTTCAGATGGGTTGTCCAATAAGCCCACAATGTTGAGCAAAGTGGATTTACCACAACCAGACGGGCCCATTATGGCCACAAATTCACCTTTTTTGACCTCCAGGTTCACACCAGCCAGGGCTGTTGTTTCTATTTCGTCTGTATAGTAGAACTTCTTCAGTCCCACAGTTTTGATTAACGCTTCAGAGTTTTCCATTGTCTAAAATTTTATTTTGTATGTCGATTAGGTTTATTATTTAAATACTAGTTTGTCTTTGTCGTCGTAGCCTTCGTAAGAAGAGACTACTACTTTCTCGCCAGGTTGCAAGCCTTCTATGACTTCATAATATCTTGGGTTCTGTCTGCCCAGCCTGATTTGTCTTCTTACGGCCTCTGATTCATCAGCGGTCAGCACGAAAATCCAATTGCCTCCGGTGGTTTGATAGAAGCTTCCTCTTGGTATCTGTACTGCGGTAATATTTTCACTCAACTGCAACCTGATCTGCAGGGTCTGGCCTCTTCTGATACCCTGAGGGATGGTGTCAGTAAATACCATATCCACAGAAAACAGACCATTAGCCACTTCAGGGTATACTTTCGAAATCTGCAGCGTATAAGAACCTCCCGCGAAATCAAAAGTACCTGAAAGACCCTGATAAATTCTGGCAATGTAGTGTTCGTCTATCGCTGCCCTTACTTTGAAGCCATTCAGGTCGTCGATCTGCCCAATGTTCTGTCCAGGAGAGATGGATTCGCCCACTTCCGCATTCACAGTACTCAGGCTCCCTGATATAGGTGCTTTGAAGTACAGGTTATCCAGATTCTTCTTGATCATTTCCAGATTATCTCTGGTCCGATTGAGGGTAGATTCGGCCTGTGCTATCTGTAGTCGGGCATTCAGTGAATCAAACTTGGCTGACTCTATCTGAATAACCTTACTGTCAATCAGTCGATCATAAGCCCGCTTCAAATTCAGATACTCTTGTTCAGAAATGATCTTTTCGTCATAGAGCTCCTGTCCTCTGACATACGCATCTTTAGCTTCATCGATCTGGTAATCAAGCTCTATAAGGTTGCGTTTCAGTTCAAACTGGTTCCTCTTCAGGCTCAACTTGGTGTTTTCCAGGCTGTTCATCAGGATAAATGCCTGAGTCTCTTCCCGCACGAAGTTTTGCAATAGGTCATTGTTTGAAAGCTTCAGAATAGTGTCACCTTTGTCCACCAATATCCCACCTTCGTAATATTTCTTCTCTACCACGCCACCTTCTATCGCATCCAGGCGAATCGTTTTGATGGGCATCACAGAGCCATCCACAGGAATAAACTCTCTGAATTCACCCTCCATCACAGTGGCAATGTTCACTTTCTCACGTTCCACATTCAGGCGGGAGCCGCCATCGGCAAAAATGAAACTGTATAAAATGAAGATGACGAACACACTGGCTCCACCCCAGGTAGCGATACGCTTTAACGTCCACTTTTTCTTTTGAATCTTTCGGTCCATATTCTTTGTCTAGTCTGTCCCCCCTATGCCAATTAAAGTGCCAATGATTGTAAATTGCTGAAATATAACGAGTTAGGGGATTATGGGATTATGAAGCATCTGTGCGCTTGTACAAAATGGAACAGGAAACTGTCCGCAAGCGGGCATAAAAAAAGGTTCAATCCGCTCCCGGACTGAACCTAAAGGTCAAAAACTCAAAATAAAAGAACTAATAGATATCAAAAATAACCTTTTTTATGACAATTCAAAGTTTTAAACAAAGTGTCATAGGAAAAGTTGATAGTATTACTATTATATTTATAAGTAAAAACACTTAGTATGGTGGTATTACAATTGGTACTCAATAAAAATCTCTATTCAAAAGATCCCCAGTCTTCAGAATTGGGGCAACGGATTACCGAGCACAGTATAGAAATGATCCACCAACTGGGATTCGAAGGGTTCACCTTTAAAAAGCTTTCTGACAGGATAGATTGCACCGAAGCTTCCGTGTACAGATACTTTGAAAATAAGCACCGACTTTTAGTTTATCTCATCACCTGGTATTGGGCGTGGCTGGACTATCGGATCGAATATGAAACGCATAATCTGGAAGATCCAAAGACAAAACTCAGCCGTGCGCTACGGATCATTACCGAGAAAAAGATGAAAGATCCAGCCTTTCCTGATATCAATGAGGAAGCGCTGCATAAAATTGTGATTGCCGAGTCGCACAAAATATATCTTGCCAAGCAGGTGGATGAGGATAATAAAGACGGTTTTTTCAGAGGATACAAGTCTCTATGTAAAAAGATCGCTGAGTTTATCACAGAAATAAATCCGTCTTACCCGTACCCCAGTACCATTGTAAGCACGGCAATGATGGTGGCCAATCAGCAAATATTCTTTGCGGAACACCTGCCTTCACTCACTGAGCTTAGTAAAGAGGACGATCCATATATGGCCAATTACGAATTTCTGAAATCAATGATCTTTCAAACTATTGAAGCATGAATAATCATCAGATCATCAAAGTAATCCAGGAGTGTGCAGGTTACTTAAATCTAGAAGTGTCAAGTGATGTTGTTCAATCTCTGGAGAGGAACTTCAGGGAGTATGATAACCTCGATCTCATTGAGTTCATTCGGGATACGGTGGAGTCGGGAAATGATTGCGGCATTATTTTCCTGGAGAAGCACCTCAAAGAATCCCTTTTTCTGAAATCCATGAGTAGCCACAGTGCTCCGGTCATGGTATTTGCCAAAGACGATGAGCTGGCTCCGGTCCTCATCACTCGAAAAGGAAAAAAATACCTCTTCACAAAAATACGGGAAGAGGGAGTGGAAAAGTGGGAAGGGGATGATCTGACAGCACTGGACATGGCCTGTACAGAAAAACTTGAAGTCATTTTTCTGGCCATTTTTGATCATCAAAGTTTGGTGAGCTCAGACAAGGATTATCTGGATAAGACCCCGGTCTCTGCTGTCTACCGACTATACAAGCTACTCGCCGCTGAACGTCAGGATATCCTGTATGTCTACATCTATGCCGCTCTCATAGGACTACTGGGATTAAGTCTGCCTCTTGGTATACAAGCCGCAATAGAACTGATCAGCGGGGGCGTGCTCTTTAGTTCAGTCTATGTGCTCATAGCATTCATCATCCTGGGTGTCATTGCCACGGGGGTGCTGCAGGTATTTCAAATCACCATTGTGGAATACCTGCAAAGAAGGGTATTTACCAAAGCAGCTTTTGAGTTTGCATTCAGAGTGCCTCGAATACAGATGGAGTCTGTGCTAAATCTCCACATGCCTGAATTGATGAACAGGTTCTTTGATGTGATCACTCTTCAAAAAGGTCTACCAAAGCTGCTAATCGATCTATCCACTGGTATCATTCAAATCATATTCGGACTGATCTTGCTGTCATTTTACCATCCCTTTTTTGTGTTTTTTGGTCTGGGGCTTTTGGGCACTCTATTCAGTATCTTCTATCTCACAGGTCCACAGGGACTGAAATCAAGCATTGTAGAATCTAAGTATAAATACAAAGTCGTCTATTGGCTGGAAGAAATGGCTCGCACCTTATATTCTTTCAAGCTGTCAGGTAACACTAACCTTCCGATCAAAAACACCGATTTGAATGTAAACAGCTACCTCAAACATCGGAGTGCTCATTTCAAAGTACTGATCAAACAATACTCCTTCATTCTACTCTTTAAAGTGGTAGTGACAGGCGGCCTACTGATCATAGGAACTATCCTCGTCATCAATCGGGAGATCACTTTAGGTCAATTCGTAGCTTCAGAGGTGATCATCATCCTGATCATCAATTCGGTAGAGAAAATCATCATGTATATGGATGTGGTCTACGACATGCTCACGGCTGTTGATAAAATTGCCCAGGTAACAGACTTACCTCTGGAGCCTTCAGGGGGAATTGACATTCCCGCGAGCCAACTCAATGAAAAAGGGCTTTCGGTAGAAATAAAAAACCTTCAATATACCTACCCAGACAGAGATCATCCTTCGATCTCAGACATCAATCTCAGTATAGCTCCAGGCGAAAAAATTTGTATCTCGGGAGGGGGCAACTCTGGCAAAACCACCCTCACCAATGTGATCGCCGGCATACACACCAAATACGAAGGAGTGATCACCTACAACCGTTATAATCTGAAGGATCTTGACAGAACCCATCTGAGAGATCAGATTGGTAAAAATGTATCTCAGGAAGACATCTTTGAAGGAACCATACTTGATAATATCCTGGTAGGTAAGCCCTTTTCTAATATGAGTATGGCCATGGAAGCTATGGACAAAGTTGGGCTCATGGACCAAATCCATGAATGGCCGGAAGGATTCAACACCCCTATTCGAAGTGCCGGGAAAGGGTTTAGTAGTTCTTTTATCAACAAACTGATACTGGCCCGCTGTCTGGCCAAGCAGCCCTCCCTTCTCATCCTCAACGACTTCTTCAATAGCGCACAAAAACATGAACGACTCAAACTAATAGAAATACTCACCAATCCGGAAATACAGCGAACACTCATAGTGGTATCAAACGATCCCCTCATTATGGCCGCAATGGACAGGGTGATCTATATGGATGCAGGTAAAATCATCGCTGATGACACCTTTGAAAACGTCTTGAAAAACGAAAATATTCTTAAAAATATCTACTGAGATGCTGAATATAACTGACGATAAAATAGACGATATGTTGGAGGAAGGGGATTTTTACTCCCTCCATACCCTAAAAACACCAGGTATGGGGCGTCTTCTGGCGAAGGTCAGCCTAACCTTAGTGGTATCCGCCTGTCTTTTCCTGTTTTTACCTTGGCAGCAAAACATTCGGGGCTCAGGCAAAGTGACCGCACTCAACCCTCAAAATCGGCCTCAAACCATTGAAAGCGCAATCTCAGGAAGAATAAAAGTCTGGAAAATAAGTGAAGGTCAGCATGTAACCCAAGGGGACACCATCCTTACCCTATCGGAGGTTAAGGATAAGTACTTTGACCCAAATCTACTGACACGGCTTAGCCAACAGCTGGAAGCCAAGGAACAGGGGCTTGCCGCCAAAATGTCCAAAAAAGAAGCTCTGGAAAGGCAAATCATCGCCCTGCAAGAGACTCGCGCTATCAAGCTGCGCCAGGCCAGAAATTATTTCCAGCAAAGCATTCTTAAGTTGGAAATTGACAGTATCGCTTTTGAATCTGAAAAAATTCAATTCGCCAACTCCGAGAATACTTTCGATCGAAACCAAAAACGCTACCAGGCAGGTAACATCACGCTCACAAAATTTCAGGAAATAGAATCCAAGTTTCAGGCGAGCAAAGCCAAACTGATCTCAGCAGAAAATAAATGGCTTCAAAGCAAAACCGAACTTATCAACTACCGCATCAGCATAGCCGGTACCGAAGCGGAATATCAGGATAAGATAAGCAAGGCACAGTCTACAGTGAGTGAAACGCTAGCGGATATACATGCCACGGAAGGTGAGATTGCTAAAATCAAAAACGAATTTTCCAATATGGAAATTCGAAATCAGCAGTACCAAATTATTGCTCCCCAAACGGGCTACATTGTACGGGCCCTCAAGGCCGGAATAGGAGAAACCATCAAAGAGGGTGAAGCTGTGGCGACCATCATTCCAGATAGCGACGACCTGGCAGCCGAAATGCACGTAAGAGCAATGGATCTGCCATTCATCAGCACCGGACGTAAGGTGAGGATCGAGTTTGACGGCTGGCCATCGCTGCAGTTTTCTGGCTGGCCCAATGCATCGGTGGGGACTTTCGGCGGAATAGTCAGTGTCATAGATCGGGTAGACAGCAAGCCAGGATCTTTTAGAATACTTGTGGCCCCCGATCCAGATACTGAAGCCTGGCCCGAGCAAATCAGAATGGGCTCAGGCATAAAGGGCTGGGTCATGCTCAACGACGTACCTATCTGGTTTGAGCT
The sequence above is drawn from the Marinoscillum sp. 108 genome and encodes:
- a CDS encoding TolC family protein is translated as MRKTLIFMMITMSVLAHAQDTEEVTVLTLDDCIQTALERNIQLKQARNSQLMAESNRLQSIMNFFPSISAGVNYDYFFGNFFDPNAARQVSETTSSSAPNISSSMVLFNGFSNHFQLSQRKHELVAASETIKNTEINVESNILAYYLSVILDKENIKIARERVELLEAQLEREKKRESVGVGNLESVYNFQGQLANQKLTLNNLENTLRRDLLTLFQSMQLNPNDGEVEVQAYDVQEDELLLEADPFEVVLEETLSSSPALKAASSSYEASRYQFKSAKAQLYPTITAFGRIGSNYSSNGARNPTNGDFEPDASFSRQMEFNEFEYVNFSLNIPIFSRYQTSNSIQIAKVGMANAELGVSQAMNTITNLVQTAYLDLVSAQNTYISAKENLAATTQTFEFMKKRFETGNTDFYTYLESLNNKNRAELELINSKYSIVFRKKILELYRGS
- a CDS encoding ABC transporter ATP-binding protein, translated to MENSEALIKTVGLKKFYYTDEIETTALAGVNLEVKKGEFVAIMGPSGCGKSTLLNIVGLLDNPSEGEFHFTDQEISTYSERKRAELRKANIGFVFQSFNLIDELTVYENIELPLIYLKYSSSERKKRVEEVMEQMKIMHRRNHFPQQLSGGQQQRVAISRAVVAKPKLILADEPTGNLDSANGQEVMNLLTELNENGTTVVMVTHSPLDAEYAHRVIHLFDGQIVSENMNAKDNALV
- a CDS encoding efflux RND transporter periplasmic adaptor subunit encodes the protein MDRKIQKKKWTLKRIATWGGASVFVIFILYSFIFADGGSRLNVEREKVNIATVMEGEFREFIPVDGSVMPIKTIRLDAIEGGVVEKKYYEGGILVDKGDTILKLSNNDLLQNFVREETQAFILMNSLENTKLSLKRNQFELKRNLIELDYQIDEAKDAYVRGQELYDEKIISEQEYLNLKRAYDRLIDSKVIQIESAKFDSLNARLQIAQAESTLNRTRDNLEMIKKNLDNLYFKAPISGSLSTVNAEVGESISPGQNIGQIDDLNGFKVRAAIDEHYIARIYQGLSGTFDFAGGSYTLQISKVYPEVANGLFSVDMVFTDTIPQGIRRGQTLQIRLQLSENITAVQIPRGSFYQTTGGNWIFVLTADESEAVRRQIRLGRQNPRYYEVIEGLQPGEKVVVSSYEGYDDKDKLVFK
- a CDS encoding TetR/AcrR family transcriptional regulator — its product is MVVLQLVLNKNLYSKDPQSSELGQRITEHSIEMIHQLGFEGFTFKKLSDRIDCTEASVYRYFENKHRLLVYLITWYWAWLDYRIEYETHNLEDPKTKLSRALRIITEKKMKDPAFPDINEEALHKIVIAESHKIYLAKQVDEDNKDGFFRGYKSLCKKIAEFITEINPSYPYPSTIVSTAMMVANQQIFFAEHLPSLTELSKEDDPYMANYEFLKSMIFQTIEA
- a CDS encoding peptidase domain-containing ABC transporter — encoded protein: MNNHQIIKVIQECAGYLNLEVSSDVVQSLERNFREYDNLDLIEFIRDTVESGNDCGIIFLEKHLKESLFLKSMSSHSAPVMVFAKDDELAPVLITRKGKKYLFTKIREEGVEKWEGDDLTALDMACTEKLEVIFLAIFDHQSLVSSDKDYLDKTPVSAVYRLYKLLAAERQDILYVYIYAALIGLLGLSLPLGIQAAIELISGGVLFSSVYVLIAFIILGVIATGVLQVFQITIVEYLQRRVFTKAAFEFAFRVPRIQMESVLNLHMPELMNRFFDVITLQKGLPKLLIDLSTGIIQIIFGLILLSFYHPFFVFFGLGLLGTLFSIFYLTGPQGLKSSIVESKYKYKVVYWLEEMARTLYSFKLSGNTNLPIKNTDLNVNSYLKHRSAHFKVLIKQYSFILLFKVVVTGGLLIIGTILVINREITLGQFVASEVIIILIINSVEKIIMYMDVVYDMLTAVDKIAQVTDLPLEPSGGIDIPASQLNEKGLSVEIKNLQYTYPDRDHPSISDINLSIAPGEKICISGGGNSGKTTLTNVIAGIHTKYEGVITYNRYNLKDLDRTHLRDQIGKNVSQEDIFEGTILDNILVGKPFSNMSMAMEAMDKVGLMDQIHEWPEGFNTPIRSAGKGFSSSFINKLILARCLAKQPSLLILNDFFNSAQKHERLKLIEILTNPEIQRTLIVVSNDPLIMAAMDRVIYMDAGKIIADDTFENVLKNENILKNIY
- a CDS encoding HlyD family secretion protein, whose product is MLNITDDKIDDMLEEGDFYSLHTLKTPGMGRLLAKVSLTLVVSACLFLFLPWQQNIRGSGKVTALNPQNRPQTIESAISGRIKVWKISEGQHVTQGDTILTLSEVKDKYFDPNLLTRLSQQLEAKEQGLAAKMSKKEALERQIIALQETRAIKLRQARNYFQQSILKLEIDSIAFESEKIQFANSENTFDRNQKRYQAGNITLTKFQEIESKFQASKAKLISAENKWLQSKTELINYRISIAGTEAEYQDKISKAQSTVSETLADIHATEGEIAKIKNEFSNMEIRNQQYQIIAPQTGYIVRALKAGIGETIKEGEAVATIIPDSDDLAAEMHVRAMDLPFISTGRKVRIEFDGWPSLQFSGWPNASVGTFGGIVSVIDRVDSKPGSFRILVAPDPDTEAWPEQIRMGSGIKGWVMLNDVPIWFELWRQLNGFPPSIYENQQTTTNTSKK